In Streptococcus oralis, a single window of DNA contains:
- a CDS encoding ATP-binding cassette domain-containing protein — protein MNQIMKQYKLLYFLIILLSLTSALLMTFFSLQLGRILDSISNSNSGLLFHITISVGSILLWFLISSSYSYLKNEYVKKVILDLKRRLLLHYLSREFNQIDNRNHSDFLNNITKNSDLIQENLLIPKISLIANLGSLIMSVVAIIYIEWRLALVFLLLSSITVFLSQIPGKLMTKSTNNYSLQNNHYLSKMTNFINGFEQIKLLNIQSWTQEKIQGISLEFEESRKTYQFLKDLASTTGILLSFGSQLSCMVAGIFFVRNNLLTIGLLVASIQLLNGVFAPLQSILYNKNLISSSKSIIDNIQENLYETNHGTSHKTSTIDCDNISTISISQLHYEIENKILFDHFSYEFKKGKRYAIIGASGAGKTTLVKLILNYYPKNLYDGEIKINGKQNIDIPSDELYKDIAFVQKNDFLIEGNILENIKLARNLHLTEKLRKSLGFNEDFLRKNLAQSNQIISEGEKQRIDLARFLVKTYSVYIFDEPTSNLDPIKAKEIMDYILSIKDAIVIVITHDQNPEILEEFDQIIVL, from the coding sequence ATGAACCAGATTATGAAACAATATAAATTACTATACTTCTTGATTATTTTATTAAGTTTGACAAGTGCTCTTTTAATGACATTCTTCTCTCTGCAATTAGGAAGAATACTTGATAGTATATCTAATTCAAATAGTGGATTACTCTTTCATATCACTATTTCTGTAGGTTCGATTTTACTGTGGTTCTTGATTTCTTCTTCCTATTCCTATCTTAAAAACGAATATGTAAAAAAAGTTATTTTAGATCTAAAAAGGCGTCTCTTATTACATTATTTATCGCGTGAATTTAACCAAATTGACAACCGTAACCATTCAGATTTCTTAAATAATATCACCAAAAACAGTGACCTTATTCAAGAAAATTTATTAATCCCTAAAATCTCTCTAATTGCAAATTTAGGGAGCCTTATCATGAGTGTGGTTGCTATTATTTATATAGAATGGCGATTAGCATTAGTCTTCCTTTTATTGTCGAGTATAACGGTTTTCCTATCACAAATTCCTGGAAAGTTAATGACTAAATCAACAAATAATTATTCTCTACAAAATAATCACTATTTGTCAAAAATGACAAACTTTATTAATGGTTTTGAACAAATTAAGTTATTAAATATTCAAAGCTGGACCCAAGAAAAAATTCAGGGAATCAGTTTAGAATTTGAAGAGTCCAGAAAAACATATCAATTCTTAAAAGACTTAGCTTCAACTACTGGAATTTTACTAAGTTTTGGCTCTCAACTATCCTGTATGGTCGCTGGTATCTTTTTTGTAAGAAATAACTTACTGACTATTGGATTACTAGTAGCAAGTATTCAATTATTAAACGGTGTTTTTGCTCCATTACAATCTATTCTTTACAATAAAAATTTAATCAGCAGTAGCAAGTCCATTATTGATAATATCCAAGAAAATCTATATGAGACAAATCATGGAACTTCCCATAAAACAAGTACAATTGATTGTGATAACATTTCGACCATTTCTATTAGCCAATTACATTATGAAATTGAAAATAAAATATTATTTGATCATTTTTCCTATGAATTTAAAAAAGGCAAGCGCTATGCAATTATAGGTGCTTCAGGAGCTGGGAAAACAACTTTAGTAAAATTAATACTAAATTATTATCCCAAAAATCTTTATGATGGAGAAATAAAAATCAACGGAAAACAGAATATTGATATTCCCTCAGACGAGTTATATAAAGATATTGCGTTTGTGCAAAAAAATGACTTTCTTATTGAAGGCAATATTCTAGAGAATATCAAATTGGCTAGAAACCTTCATTTAACTGAAAAATTAAGAAAATCCTTAGGTTTTAATGAAGACTTTCTTCGTAAAAACCTAGCTCAATCAAACCAAATCATTTCAGAAGGAGAAAAGCAACGAATTGATTTAGCTAGGTTTTTAGTCAAAACATATTCAGTTTATATATTTGACGAACCTACAAGTAACCTTGATCCAATAAAAGCAAAAGAAATAATGGATTACATTCTATCCATTAAAGATGCAATTGTTATTGTCATTACTCATGATCAAAATCCAGAAATATTGGAAGAGTTTGATCAGATTATTGTTTTATAA
- a CDS encoding toprim domain-containing protein — MNIEECKQISILDVANRLGISFKQVSSSVYEHSEHDSFRIFSTTNTFKWFSRDIQGDVIDFVRIVKGISFKEALAFLSKEPFQKEAVQEKRERPFYYPLKRVEDSNCSLARYYLTECRGISEEIIQKMIQQGLIAQASWKTNETVEPVIVFKSFDHRHILQAASLQGIYKNHSLPRERLKTILKGSHGHVGISFDIGKPNRLVFCESFIDLMSYYELHQQSLFDVRLVSMEGLKRSVVAYQTLRLITEENQKLEFLDTVTPSKLLPLINTIRDTTTYFDNHPDLLTLAVDCDDAGKDFSDKLSQEGLPVSLDLPNNEFGKEKIDWNDILRENKSDFQSMIETAKEMFGNPLVRQSSKCLEL, encoded by the coding sequence ATGAATATAGAGGAATGTAAGCAAATTTCAATTCTTGATGTAGCCAATCGTTTAGGTATCTCCTTTAAACAAGTTTCGAGCAGTGTCTATGAGCATTCTGAACACGATTCATTTCGGATTTTTTCAACTACCAATACTTTTAAATGGTTTTCAAGAGATATTCAAGGTGATGTCATTGATTTTGTTCGAATTGTTAAGGGAATTTCCTTTAAAGAAGCTCTAGCCTTTCTTTCTAAAGAACCTTTTCAAAAAGAAGCTGTTCAAGAAAAAAGAGAGAGACCATTTTATTATCCTTTAAAGAGAGTAGAGGACTCTAACTGCAGTCTGGCTAGATATTATTTAACAGAATGTAGAGGAATCTCAGAAGAAATCATACAAAAGATGATCCAACAAGGTTTGATAGCACAAGCTAGTTGGAAAACAAATGAAACAGTTGAACCTGTTATCGTTTTTAAAAGCTTTGATCATCGTCACATACTACAGGCAGCAAGCTTACAAGGGATTTATAAGAATCACTCTCTTCCTAGAGAGAGGTTAAAAACGATTCTAAAAGGAAGCCATGGACATGTTGGAATATCCTTTGATATTGGTAAACCAAATAGACTGGTCTTTTGTGAATCGTTTATCGACTTGATGAGCTATTACGAACTTCATCAACAAAGTCTATTTGATGTTCGTTTGGTATCTATGGAGGGATTAAAAAGGTCTGTTGTCGCTTATCAAACTTTACGACTGATAACTGAAGAAAATCAGAAGTTGGAATTTTTAGATACAGTAACACCTTCAAAGTTATTGCCCTTAATCAATACAATTCGTGATACCACTACCTATTTCGATAATCATCCTGATTTATTGACACTTGCGGTAGATTGTGATGATGCAGGAAAAGATTTTTCTGATAAGTTATCTCAAGAAGGATTGCCTGTTTCACTGGATTTACCTAATAATGAATTTGGGAAAGAAAAAATAGACTGGAACGATATTCTTCGAGAAAACAAATCAGATTTTCAATCTATGATTGAGACTGCAAAAGAGATGTTTGGAAATCCATTAGTAAGACAATCATCTAAATGTTTAGAATTGTGA
- a CDS encoding DUF5965 family protein, with the protein MTIIERLEEKVTRQESKVARETEKLAAYKEQLETAMFATFKRRHSISHMSFEEALDHAFGKERQFDDSEFRKDEMSE; encoded by the coding sequence ATGACCATAATTGAACGCTTAGAAGAAAAGGTCACTAGGCAAGAAAGCAAGGTAGCAAGAGAGACAGAAAAACTAGCTGCTTACAAAGAGCAACTGGAGACAGCGATGTTTGCGACGTTCAAAAGACGTCACAGCATCAGTCACATGAGTTTTGAAGAAGCTCTTGACCATGCCTTTGGTAAAGAAAGACAATTCGATGATTCTGAATTTAGAAAGGATGAAATGAGTGAATGA
- a CDS encoding peptidylprolyl isomerase, with protein MLNKVKTKALISVGAVAATSFILMMGYTAGQHSTAKQSRKEIELAASKLVEDKQAEDKASILSSDTVKEFLTQYYTKEKLGENNTRIQPYMTESAYSQELSSQNDAMNQVYKDYILDYHFEKADIFVNQTTNQAIAMVSYNVTYVSDLKNANQSKTSQTETRTVKLSYSKLPGKLLVNQVQVWKSGLDDLDKATPKTLEESSSVPSLPNTTTK; from the coding sequence ATGTTAAATAAAGTCAAAACTAAAGCCTTAATTAGTGTTGGAGCAGTAGCCGCAACTAGCTTTATTCTCATGATGGGATATACTGCTGGCCAACATTCTACTGCTAAACAAAGTCGCAAAGAAATCGAATTGGCTGCATCTAAACTTGTAGAGGACAAACAAGCAGAAGATAAAGCAAGTATTTTGTCATCAGATACTGTAAAAGAATTTTTGACACAGTACTATACGAAAGAAAAACTAGGGGAAAATAATACACGTATTCAACCTTATATGACTGAATCAGCTTATTCTCAAGAATTGTCAAGTCAAAATGATGCCATGAACCAAGTTTATAAGGACTATATTTTGGATTATCATTTTGAAAAAGCTGATATCTTTGTCAATCAGACTACGAATCAAGCCATTGCCATGGTCTCTTATAATGTAACCTATGTATCTGATTTAAAGAATGCCAACCAATCAAAGACCAGTCAGACAGAAACCAGAACGGTTAAGTTGTCTTATTCGAAACTACCAGGTAAGTTATTGGTCAATCAAGTGCAGGTTTGGAAATCTGGGTTGGATGATTTGGATAAGGCCACTCCTAAAACTTTAGAAGAATCTTCATCTGTTCCATCACTGCCAAATACTACGACAAAATGA
- a CDS encoding DUF5962 family protein has product MMEDTYYQLEEALVQGFQTPEEYNAYKELKEHYEEVTGDYSFSIRELTSQLEIALQNHRDVDFEEHEKEEYLDLVQKLEEFDYSLATHYRQLID; this is encoded by the coding sequence ATGATGGAAGATACCTATTATCAATTAGAAGAGGCCTTGGTACAGGGATTTCAAACACCTGAAGAATACAATGCCTACAAGGAATTAAAGGAACATTATGAGGAGGTGACAGGCGATTACAGCTTTTCTATACGAGAACTCACTAGCCAATTGGAAATCGCTCTTCAGAATCATCGAGATGTGGACTTTGAAGAACATGAGAAAGAGGAGTATTTGGACTTAGTTCAAAAATTAGAAGAGTTTGATTATTCTCTTGCCACCCATTATCGTCAGTTGATTGATTAG
- a CDS encoding DUF3990 domain-containing protein codes for MQWFHATLLRYLESLKKGIDVQFNLGSELDFGPGFYITPDFEQARKFINKQVEVLNRSTSNNNIFDSEEEVVIIVEFRISNFIEIFKSTDSHCHYFAKHKKSESDLDFAEFVIQNRENPDELQHHFDFIYGVQTDDNPTQVLARFRQNEITKEEMLDEFRKPVTSKTNFQFPTT; via the coding sequence ATGCAGTGGTTTCATGCTACATTATTGAGATATTTAGAATCCTTAAAAAAAGGAATCGATGTTCAATTTAATTTAGGAAGTGAGCTAGACTTTGGACCTGGTTTCTATATCACGCCGGACTTTGAACAAGCTAGAAAATTTATTAACAAGCAGGTTGAAGTATTAAATCGAAGCACCTCTAATAATAATATTTTTGACTCTGAAGAAGAAGTAGTTATTATAGTAGAATTTCGTATTTCAAATTTTATAGAAATTTTTAAGAGCACTGACTCTCATTGTCACTATTTTGCAAAACATAAAAAGTCAGAGTCAGATTTAGATTTTGCGGAATTTGTAATTCAAAATCGGGAAAATCCAGATGAATTACAACACCATTTTGATTTTATCTATGGTGTTCAGACTGATGACAATCCAACCCAAGTTTTAGCTCGTTTTCGTCAGAATGAAATTACAAAAGAAGAAATGCTTGATGAGTTTAGAAAACCGGTAACTTCTAAAACTAACTTCCAGTTTCCCACAACCTAG
- a CDS encoding HesA/MoeB/ThiF family protein — protein MDNYFPKWNQDRIVYQWKNDRLRIGADDVDVLEITGYSDFWSDLISCCNGINSFEEIKDLLRKKYDISENIIEKYISKFSDRNLLEILDRPVNQIDHYLINESLETYYSSEGIGGIKLLEKLSNLKVTILGCGAGGSHIALQLAQLGVGRLHLVDDDIVKENNINRQSMFTFNDIGKYKVDCVKDCILKRNYQCVVTKRKLKMSTVDAVKKEISESDWVFCCMDEPPYIAQRLVNRACYLFNIPSIYCFSQRSAGKLLFCNPNIQNIGCVDCLLYEQDSDNFQNLVKKFSNYDGKLITANILTNILLLSSWVVKKWLDCVTEKNSNVWNTLFRFDFYSFREDEFKHFSKQSHCPTCGHDFNKSKLWEILKIDE, from the coding sequence ATGGATAATTATTTCCCAAAATGGAACCAGGATAGAATCGTTTACCAATGGAAGAACGACAGATTAAGAATTGGAGCTGACGATGTTGATGTATTAGAAATTACAGGATACTCAGATTTTTGGTCAGATTTAATTTCTTGTTGCAATGGAATTAATAGCTTTGAAGAAATTAAAGATTTATTAAGAAAAAAATATGATATATCCGAAAATATTATAGAAAAATATATATCTAAATTTTCTGATCGTAATTTATTAGAAATATTAGATAGACCTGTAAATCAAATTGATCACTATTTAATTAATGAATCACTAGAAACTTATTATTCTAGTGAAGGTATTGGCGGGATTAAATTACTTGAAAAATTGAGTAATTTAAAAGTTACCATACTAGGATGTGGAGCCGGTGGTTCTCATATCGCATTACAATTAGCCCAATTAGGGGTAGGGCGACTTCATTTAGTCGATGATGATATTGTTAAAGAAAATAATATAAATAGGCAATCTATGTTTACCTTTAACGATATTGGTAAATATAAAGTTGACTGTGTAAAAGATTGTATTCTAAAACGTAATTATCAGTGTGTAGTCACAAAAAGAAAATTAAAAATGAGCACTGTTGATGCTGTAAAAAAAGAAATTTCTGAAAGTGACTGGGTATTTTGTTGTATGGATGAACCTCCTTATATAGCACAAAGATTAGTAAATAGAGCATGCTATTTATTTAATATCCCTAGTATATACTGTTTTAGCCAACGTAGCGCAGGTAAACTCTTATTTTGTAATCCTAATATTCAAAATATAGGCTGTGTTGATTGTTTACTTTATGAACAAGATAGTGATAACTTTCAAAATTTAGTTAAAAAATTTTCAAACTATGATGGAAAATTAATAACTGCAAATATTTTAACTAATATTCTATTATTGTCATCATGGGTTGTGAAGAAATGGTTAGATTGTGTAACAGAGAAAAATAGTAATGTTTGGAATACTTTATTTAGATTTGATTTTTATAGTTTTAGGGAAGATGAATTCAAGCACTTCTCTAAGCAATCTCATTGTCCTACATGTGGTCATGATTTCAATAAAAGTAAACTCTGGGAGATTCTAAAAATTGATGAATAA
- a CDS encoding DUF5945 family protein encodes MTKDWNFNQPLESKSENQEDPDKIAALFGNHQGGNDVNYEAAFQKRKQAPVTESNPSSKPKVTEVRTGKETDITTSYQQHLKRLIEDNNSDIQSSQKKIEELHTLIDTKNKDNKKLQSIYDAISELH; translated from the coding sequence ATGACAAAAGATTGGAATTTTAATCAACCATTAGAAAGTAAATCAGAAAATCAAGAAGATCCAGATAAAATTGCGGCCTTATTTGGAAATCATCAAGGAGGTAATGATGTAAATTATGAAGCAGCTTTTCAAAAGAGAAAACAAGCACCTGTAACGGAATCAAATCCTAGCTCTAAACCCAAAGTTACAGAGGTTAGAACAGGAAAAGAGACAGATATCACTACAAGTTATCAGCAACATCTTAAAAGACTTATTGAGGATAACAATAGCGATATTCAAAGCAGTCAAAAGAAAATTGAAGAGCTACATACGTTGATTGACACAAAGAATAAAGATAATAAGAAATTGCAGTCAATTTATGATGCGATTTCCGAATTACACTAA
- a CDS encoding DUF5966 family protein yields MNDLLLIPVIFLAVGGILILLWRLFLIASGLFLIGFVSFLIFVEVYGIYLFFTEPSLYFDDIRQHGLTSYTAVYLFINLMLVLGFSWRFINSINKKKM; encoded by the coding sequence ATGAATGATTTACTCCTTATCCCAGTAATTTTTCTAGCAGTAGGAGGAATTCTCATTCTTTTATGGAGACTCTTTCTTATTGCAAGTGGACTTTTCCTTATTGGTTTTGTCAGTTTTCTTATTTTCGTAGAGGTCTATGGAATTTATTTGTTCTTTACTGAACCTAGTTTATATTTTGATGATATCAGACAACATGGTTTAACTAGTTATACGGCTGTGTACCTTTTCATCAATCTGATGTTGGTTCTAGGATTCAGTTGGCGCTTCATTAACTCCATAAATAAGAAAAAAATGTGA
- a CDS encoding M16 family metallopeptidase codes for MNKRIIFKKNQASKFAYFSLMFVAGTSIEQVNELGFSHLIEHLLIRAGNEQSLNELFDMNGAAIKGETSRDYINLSGYCLAEDFNKIFKILISRIFNLSITEDELLREKKIVLIELNQYENSKKSINDNRVIFKNSSWSIDIIGTRGNIEYVSLETIYKFYIKNIQAGEFQIAIAGPSFLQSEIISIENMLPLSESSVEINFPAFSTGLTELDKQQELSEISMYLDISGMVASSHEMAMLSILNSMLTGIKDSLLGHKLRTQKQWIYNIVSYPIFYSNMTLLKIVTITPTIYKKKLIKTLENNLVNESDLSDEILFYKAKKRVINELYINCEVNKNEYLKTICREKLFDIPSWDSIAEELELISLDELKSFSKKAIIQNRNYHIVIN; via the coding sequence ATGAATAAGAGAATTATATTTAAAAAAAATCAAGCAAGTAAATTTGCATATTTTTCATTGATGTTTGTTGCAGGTACTAGTATTGAGCAAGTAAATGAATTAGGATTTTCACATCTTATTGAACATTTACTAATACGAGCAGGGAATGAACAATCACTAAATGAATTGTTTGATATGAATGGTGCAGCTATTAAAGGAGAGACATCTAGAGATTATATTAATTTAAGTGGTTACTGTCTAGCTGAAGATTTCAATAAAATTTTTAAAATACTGATAAGTAGGATTTTCAATCTTTCCATTACTGAAGATGAACTATTGAGGGAAAAGAAAATAGTCTTAATTGAATTAAATCAGTATGAAAATAGTAAGAAATCTATTAATGATAATCGAGTAATTTTTAAAAATAGTTCTTGGTCAATAGATATTATTGGTACTAGAGGTAATATTGAGTATGTTAGTTTAGAAACTATATATAAATTTTATATAAAAAATATTCAAGCAGGAGAATTCCAGATTGCTATTGCTGGTCCAAGTTTTCTACAAAGTGAAATCATAAGTATTGAAAATATGTTACCTTTAAGTGAATCATCTGTAGAAATTAACTTTCCGGCTTTTTCAACTGGTTTAACGGAATTAGATAAGCAACAAGAACTTTCTGAAATTTCTATGTATCTAGATATATCTGGTATGGTAGCATCATCTCATGAAATGGCAATGTTAAGTATCTTAAACTCGATGTTAACTGGTATTAAAGATTCATTATTAGGCCATAAGTTAAGGACACAAAAGCAATGGATATATAATATTGTATCATACCCAATATTTTATAGTAATATGACTTTACTAAAAATAGTAACTATAACACCTACAATCTATAAGAAAAAATTGATTAAAACACTGGAGAACAATCTTGTTAATGAATCCGATTTATCTGATGAAATATTATTTTATAAGGCTAAAAAAAGAGTAATCAATGAATTGTACATAAATTGTGAAGTTAATAAAAATGAATATTTAAAAACAATTTGTAGAGAAAAATTATTTGATATTCCAAGTTGGGATAGTATTGCTGAAGAGCTGGAATTGATTTCTTTAGATGAATTAAAAAGTTTTTCAAAAAAAGCAATTATTCAAAATAGGAATTACCACATTGTAATAAATTGA
- a CDS encoding helix-turn-helix domain-containing protein, producing MIIGETYRKIREGKGISISSLAGAEISKSQISRFELGETEISFFKLLYLLEKIGVTLEEFLLSCNDYQPSDFNTLIRLVQQAAYNQEIKSLLNMVSKEMELFRETKSHYHKLNAIFIESIIYGIDNTHQLSNQDTSYLTNYLFSVENWGYYEILILGNCCRAILPNLLFRYAKEALKKGKLYSSIPRNKQALVQLLLNSLLIMIENSLYEEALFLEQATKNILSNSTDFFEQTILLYLEGFFELKFHHNQKSILKIEDALKIFELFNKTLYKNYKEYYKKNIINLLQCGNSYFE from the coding sequence ATGATTATAGGTGAAACTTATAGAAAAATACGAGAAGGAAAAGGTATTTCTATTTCTTCATTAGCAGGTGCAGAAATTTCAAAGTCTCAAATATCTAGATTTGAATTAGGAGAGACAGAAATCTCATTTTTTAAATTATTATATCTACTTGAAAAAATAGGTGTAACACTAGAAGAGTTTTTGCTTTCATGTAATGATTACCAGCCTTCAGACTTCAATACCTTGATACGCTTAGTTCAACAGGCTGCATACAATCAAGAAATCAAATCATTACTTAATATGGTAAGCAAAGAGATGGAACTGTTTAGAGAAACCAAATCTCATTATCATAAGTTAAACGCTATTTTCATTGAAAGTATTATCTATGGAATTGATAATACTCATCAATTGAGTAATCAAGACACCTCTTATCTTACTAATTATTTATTTTCTGTTGAAAACTGGGGATATTACGAAATTCTTATTCTTGGAAATTGTTGTCGAGCAATATTACCAAATTTATTATTTAGATATGCCAAAGAGGCGCTTAAAAAAGGAAAGTTGTATAGTTCTATACCTAGAAATAAACAAGCTCTCGTTCAATTACTTCTTAATTCACTTCTTATTATGATTGAAAACAGCTTATATGAGGAAGCTTTATTTTTAGAACAAGCTACTAAGAATATATTATCTAATTCCACAGATTTTTTTGAACAAACTATTCTTTTGTATTTAGAAGGATTTTTTGAACTTAAATTTCATCATAATCAAAAATCAATTTTAAAAATAGAAGATGCTTTAAAAATTTTTGAATTATTCAATAAAACATTATACAAAAATTATAAAGAATACTACAAAAAAAATATTATCAATTTATTACAATGTGGTAATTCCTATTTTGAATAA